The window TTGTGTATGaaagtttgaagtttgaacggcTTAAAAGCTTAttgatctagaatctagattatGAATTACGGTCAGCGCATCAAATCTTTGTGTATGAAAGCTTGAAGTTTGATGAAGCTTTTTACATACTCGTAAGAACGGGTGtatattagactagcttatgctcgcgacttcgttcgcgtggcctacaaaaaaatttttttttttggccatagtctaccacgctggccaagtgtggattggcagacttcacacacctttgagaacattatggagaactctcaggcatgcaggtttcctcacgatgttttccttcaccgttaaagcaagtgatattttaattacttaaaaacgcacataactccgaaaagttagaggtgcgtgcccgggatcgaacccccgacctccgattggaaggcggacgtcccaacCACTAGGTTACTATAGCTTCAGTCAGCTTTACCTTTTACATATTAAGCTTAAATTAATGTAGCTattgaaagtaggtacctatgtataccTTCAGTCCAcagatacgagtaggtaggtacctaccgttaagtgactaaaataagaaaaatctattttaggtaggtatagtacgagGTTGAGATGGCTaccggggagacgccccgcacacccacgcatTACCTGCGCTAGCCCGTAATGGGTtggtgcgggggctgtgcgggtgtgaggggcatCTCCATCCGGATTGCCCTCTGgacttgtcgcgtacctacATATATGAGAAAGTCACCGGaaagctttttataaaaaaccggccaaatgcgagtcaggctcgcgcattgagggttccgtactacagtcgtattttttcgacatttttcacgataattcaaaaactatgatgcataaaaataaataaaaatctgttttagaatgcacaggtgaagccctttcatatgataccccatttgatatagttacttatttcgaaaattgaaaatactaattattagttcgtgaccacaatttttttttttgtgtgatctaaccctaaattcacggttttcagattttcccccaaatgtcagctataagatctatctacctgccaaatttcatgattctaggtcaacgggaagtaccctgtaggtttcttgacagacagacagacaacaaagtgatcctataagggttccgtttttccttttgaggtacggaaccctaaaaatagactaATTAGGTACGTAGAAAAATGGCAACAGCCTGGGCGCTAAACAAAGTTTCATAATGGAACCTGTTGATCCAGTTTAGTAGAAAATGAAAATAGCAATGCCCTTTGGGAATTTTAATGAAGTCAGCTTCTTTTATtacatttctttgttttagCCCATTTTTATTCTAACTTCGATTTTGTTGAGATACCTACTTAGACAAATATTATCTACTCggtatttaggtatatttaatgGGGTAGGTAATGGTAATttagtgcccgggatcgaactcccgacctatacctaaaataatattgtgtaagtacctactaattaagaTTTATAGGATTATATAATATAAGACACATTTTGTTTGTGATAGATCACGATCACAGTGCACCCCTGACAGCGAGGTGGTCAACCCAAGGGTCAACCAGACTCTACGGCACGTTGACATCCCTGAAATTAGAGAAGCGCCAagacaggtacctacctactaatccGAACAGTTTTAATAGTTCTCCTAtgataattttatgtttttttaaattggaatatttttttttaaaccgacCGACGCGAcgccataaaatattattatggaactatattaactcttgtacactacctatacataatatattcggtaataaattaaattgtttgtaaatttttagtgtttgtggcttggtattgaagtcggtttttttaaagaatattagccatgttaaatgactaatattcccctttcctctccaactaagcgtcaggcttgtgctaggagtaggtacgagaatagtgcaacgggcggggtttgaaccgtcgacctttcggttttcagtccactcctttaccggttgagctattgaggctctaattttttttaaatgaattttgaatttatttttatttcacaatttttagtggccccatggtattaaaatatactaTGCCTGgtaaaaaatctactgtttactaagctattacactgatcgcgagcaatttactcttatccgttgaggagttccattatctatcttcgaagatgttcatcagatcttcaccaaatttatatgggaccacctttgaagtataccttttcaaacaaaaaaagaattttcaaagtcGGTCCAGgtgtcttcgagtaatcggggaacatacattaaaaaaaaagattccgacgacttgagaacctcctccttttttcagatttttactttCTTCTTtctacttaggtataatatcatagagatagtataatatttattatcttgTGTCATTTGGTTTTTCACGTCATTTAATATTAAATGACGTGAGTAAAACCGGTGTCTCCTACATGTGTAACATTAAATGGCTTGTTCCAGTTGAAATGGTGCCATAAACGCATCTACCAACATACCATACTTTACTCAACTGAATGAAATGTGTACAAAATAtatcatattaagtattattacggtTTTTATACAATACTCGCATAAGTCTTTATTGGAATGTGGGCAATAATATAATAGCGACATATTACAGTATCGTAAAATGATAAATTAATAGGACATgttatattgataaataataggATAAATACATCTAAGTATGACAATAGTCGAGATATATTGTGTTTTGTCATCTAGGAATTTCCCCTTTGTTATCAAAATtaagaatatttatttagaagAAACGTTAGGTaaatatgaatatttatttttacgacttTGCCCATGTTGTGACTGTTCatgctataataatataagaaatggttattatataggtaactagcttatgctcgcgacttcgtccacgtggactacacaaatttaaaacccccttttcacccccttaggggttgaattttcaaaaatcctttctttgcggatgcccacgttataatagctatctgcatgcaatttcagcccgatccgtccagtagtttgagctgtgcgttgataatcagtcagtcagtcagtcagtcaccttttccttttatatatttagactacgaaaggtaataaatacctaatacctatatacTTTGAAATACTTAAACCACAAATGGTTTTAGAGCCAATTTTGTCTTGTTTGTCACAAACTTGCTACCTACTAACTTAAGTGACAGTAATACTAGCTTAGGTACACGTGGACCACAGACAGTCATGCCAGTATCTGCTGGATTTTGAGGGGCGAGCATtggcagggttccgtacctcaaaatgaaaaacggaagagtagttctatagtaatattttcggagtcggtgccaatgaggtgccaatgttgagtcacaaaacaatatgaagagtagatagacggttcgtgtggctaattggcaccggctccaaaaaatattactatagaactacaataactcttgtatatacataatatattgggtaataaattgaattattcTTTACTTTTTTGTGTtagtggttattgaagtcggtttttttttaaattaaaaaaaaaatgtaaatccacttGGATGATGTCGTGGGCATTatcaatttggtacagagatactcGTAGCTACCATCCCGAGATTaatataaactactttttattccggaaaatcaatgagttcccatcggatttttagaaaaatctagacgcacgcagatgaagtcgcgggcaccatctggTAATTACATATGATAAAGAATGAAAGATCTaaacaaacttttgcatttagatgaaaatatgaaagtatatttatttttccaGATTGTAGGCGGATCTTTTAATTGGTCTAAAGATCAGCAAGCAACAATTCTTGGATCTTACTTCTGGTGTTATCCTATTACATCTCTCGTCGGTGGTATGGCAGCGGAACGGTGGGGTCCAAGATATGTGGTTCTTGTAACATCTTTAGCCAGTGCTGTTTTGACTATGATAAGCCCAGCAGCTGCGAGATTAGATTATATCGCCTTGGTCATTGTACGATTCTTTCTTGGATGTGCTGGGGTACGAATGAACATTGCACTAAAAAATGTTGTTTTCACTTGTAATTTCACACCTTAATATTGATTTTTGATATTTCGCAGGGATTTATTTATCCAGCTATGCATGTATTAGTAGCACGGTGGGCACCCCCGGCTGAGAAAGGAAAATTTATTAGTGCCATGATGGGAGGAACTTTAGGTACAGTTGCCACTTGGTCTCTCACAGGTCCTTTGCTAGATAAATTCGGATGGGCATCAGCATTTTACGTACCAGCTGGGCTGACGTTTATCTGGTGCGGATTTTGGTGGTACCTTGTGGCAGACACACCTTCTGATCATCCTAGGATTAGCATAGCAGagagaaaatatattatagacGCACTGGGCGACAAGGTTAAAAATTCCAAGGTGAGTTAACTGTTGACTGTTgagttaaatattttaataaatattatcttaaCATATAGGTGTCATCAATTAGTCTTGTGCTGTTCTCAGAAAGTTTAAcaagtactaagtacctatgtaacgAAAAAACCTCAAACTAAAATAAATGGGATTtcccaggtacctacctataaagatAGGAAGTATAAATTTTGTTAATATTTCATCTAGTAATCTTGTATGTACTCTTCGATTCTGTAATAATTGCTTTTCTTGTAGACAACtaccttattataatttttattttcagggtCTGCCTCCATTTAAGAGCATTTGCACTTCGTTACCGTTCTTGGCAATGGTCATTCTGCACTTTGGCAATCTCTGGGGCTTATACTTTATCATGACAGTTGGACCGAAATTTGTATCTAGTGTACTTGGTTTTGAACTAACCGCAGCTGGCGTTATATCAGCTCTTCCTTACCTAGCAAGGTTATTCATGGCTGGAATATTTGGAGTGGTGGGAGATTGCATTTTATCAAGGAAGCTCATGACCACAACTGTTATTAGAAAATGCTTCTGTTTATTCTCACATATAATTCCTGGAATTCTTCTGGTGTTGCTGGTTTATACTGGATGTAATACTGCATTATCCGTGGCAATGATTACCATGTCAATGGGCTTCAATGGTGCAGCAACTTTGACAAATCTCCAGAATCATCAGGATCTTGCACCTAATTACGCTGGAACGTTATATGGGATAGCGAACTTCATAGGAAGCACCGCTGGCTTTTTTACTCCAATGATAACAGCTTATTTCACAAGGACTGGGGTAAGAAATCAAGAATTATCAGCTGTAAACTGAATCTAAAAAACTGCGAAGGTAttaaagtattttatatttccacaGGACAACTTTGAACAATGGCGTCCAGTATTCTTTGTAGGAGCGTCCGTGTACATAGTTTCagctatatttttcattttgtttgGAACGGGTAACACTCAAGACTGGAATTTCATCATTAAAGAAAAAGACGACGGAAAGGAAGAAAAACCTAAAGTTGGTGACCAGAATGACATGAATGATACTTTTAAACACTGTTATATTAAAGATCTAAAAGAAAATCCGACAAGTATTACAACTCATACTTAAACATGATGCTAGTAAATGCCAAGTGAGGGACgtagtaatttaaaatattataaactgtaAGACtttgtcctaatacaacgcgattacgcgatGCGACCATCGCGTGCTTGCGTCATATAGAACGAGAATACACGATCATCGCGCGAATGCCAATTAGGACACCTATATTCGAGACAGTATAGGTTTGATCGTGCGTTCGTACGAGTAAAACTCGCGTGAAATTGCGATCATCGCGTATTAGCGTTGTATTAGGATAACACCTAAGGCCCATAGTGAAAACTATGCTTTTAGCATCAGCGATCAGCGATTTAATTTCTTTTCTGAAGCTTGATGCGCGATTAAACGGCACTCACATACGGTCTCAAGTCGTAGCGATCAAgtcaatttcatttattatttcaaaacacaGAAAGTAGTGAAAACGCGATGTAACATCGAAACAATCGCTAAAACACGTGATTTCATACAGCGATCAAACGCAGAAACCccttaaattaaaatgtgatgCAATCGATCCAGTCGCAAAATCGTCTATCGCTAATGATCGCTGTGTGCTAGAAGCATCATGTCTGCTATAGAACgaggccaaaagtgatgaaaatCGATCTTTCgaaggagacagcaaatttgtagagcactgtctcggtcgttgaaaccgacaaagcgtcatatgggtataagtgacagagacaacgctctacaaaaatgaaatatcattctaaaagccgatgttcatcactttcggccgcgtactgtacgtgctATATACTATGGCCCTAATGGAAAATATCTGACACTACCAATAGactttttagatttaattatatATAATGTCAGATTTAATGTTCTGAACAGTAATTTTCCTGTATGATATGAGTAAGACAGGAAAATGGAAGTTGTTAGACGATTAgttgatatattatttataggaTTTAAGATTAGAGAAGGTCttaatgtatttaatttaattttaatgatgGGTAATCGTTTGCAGTATTCAAAATGTGTCTTAACAAATATTCATTGTATGAAAAGTGCAACTGTGATGTTTATTaccaaaaataatacttataatatcttGTGTTTTATTAGTAACTCGATTCAAATATTATTGATACTACCAACATACTATTATAGTTGATGACATTTGAATATGAACGATGatagtgatattatattatagctcAATTGTTTATAAAGTGACAAATATATTACTTAAAACTcagaataaaaatttatttatatatctattaattttatttgtttcgtACCTAGTTATGCCTTGTGCATgcatatacatacctatagtactTATTCTCATCCATATAATTATACTGCTTTTTACTTTGTTATActtttattgcaagataggcGTGCGCTGGATAACAAAAAGTGATGAGATCTGGGTTGGACCGCACTTGCTATTTCCCTAATtcttaaaaagttaaataatgGCTAAAAGAGAAGAACAGATGGATGGAATGGGTGAAACTATAAGGCTTCCTTATTTTACATCGTTAGCCTAACAAAATAACTCGTTATAGGTATTTTACatcatattttgaaaaatcaatgATATGGGCAGAGAAAAGTATTATCATGTTTACAAATCAATGAAATAATGTGACCATCCTATTATTAtgaaactggttttttttttgctttatttCGTCCAAAATTAGACACTATTAAGTGTTGTCCAAAATCAGGATGGCTaagaataaacaaacaaaatgtctttgtttgcTTTACGTTTTTTGTAAGTTATGTGTAAAATTCGAGTGCGTGCTattgtaagtacatattttaaaattaatttgattgAACCCTTATTCGAAGCTTAACTAATATAAGATAGACACTattattaaaattgtataagttaacatcatctagtttgtttTTAGGTGGGAATCATGATTTTTCTTGGGTACTTTCTGGTCTACGTAGTCCGCTATAATCTAAGTGTACATATCGTGGATATGGTAGATATACCCAAACGtctttttgaattttttccCAAAAATGAAACTGAAACTTTGAGGACTGTTTTGAATTCACGATCTGGGGTAAGTAATTTACATCATTTCTACGACGATAAAATATGATTCTCTAAAGTTGAATCGACACTTTCGCACGCGCACGAACTCTGCAATCAAAGCCCAGTGAACACCTATGGACGCGTCACTTTCTCTGTGAGCACATGCATGTCGCGAAttcatataatatatctatcatGTTTGCACTCGTTTTCAAAACTCACGAACATGTGCACGATGTCACTTGTACAACATGCACACAAACCGCTAGCAAAACACTCGTGGAGACGTCCACGTCATGTTCTTAATGTTCGTCATGTGCGTTGTGTGCACAGTTCGT of the Maniola hyperantus chromosome 19, iAphHyp1.2, whole genome shotgun sequence genome contains:
- the LOC117991126 gene encoding sialin-like — translated: MALINLKAFDVVPVRFNLWIMLFTSCWVVYMLRVNMSLNLIAMVPQPARNISSRSQCTPDSEVVNPRVNQTLRHVDIPEIREAPRQIVGGSFNWSKDQQATILGSYFWCYPITSLVGGMAAERWGPRYVVLVTSLASAVLTMISPAAARLDYIALVIVRFFLGCAGGFIYPAMHVLVARWAPPAEKGKFISAMMGGTLGTVATWSLTGPLLDKFGWASAFYVPAGLTFIWCGFWWYLVADTPSDHPRISIAERKYIIDALGDKVKNSKGLPPFKSICTSLPFLAMVILHFGNLWGLYFIMTVGPKFVSSVLGFELTAAGVISALPYLARLFMAGIFGVVGDCILSRKLMTTTVIRKCFCLFSHIIPGILLVLLVYTGCNTALSVAMITMSMGFNGAATLTNLQNHQDLAPNYAGTLYGIANFIGSTAGFFTPMITAYFTRTGDNFEQWRPVFFVGASVYIVSAIFFILFGTGNTQDWNFIIKEKDDGKEEKPKVGDQNDMNDTFKHCYIKDLKENPTSITTHT